In Trichomycterus rosablanca isolate fTriRos1 chromosome 25, fTriRos1.hap1, whole genome shotgun sequence, the sequence aaacatttagggatgtgtaatgtgtcattttagtacagaccatcccataaaactttttcaaactgtataaccactgaattaggcattaattgtggattctatagaccagccttcttttcatcactaacaaataccaaacagtcatactgcaaatctcataactcaacacaagtcaaggttacaggtgttgtgactttcactaaatgacccaaagaaaaccttcaagatgtgaGATAAAACTTTGCCGTTCTTGGACATCAGACTATGTTGtcaaataacgaaacatcaaactccaaacatgttaaacttttaaaatcacccttccctactctatacctagattacagctccagtttattttccatcgcagtattcactgcagcagtttcccagacgcgattttttttttagcgttttttactcagtattggatgttatttaatatgtagcgaattacaattcttaatacaaaacatacttaagtaaaagtaaaattacaggttgtaaaatctactttaaaaagaacaagtacacaaaaaaactacttaattacagtaacgtgagtaaatgtaattcgttactttccacctctggttactggttacacaaaattcatcatttcaagtttttaatgtcaaacacagtcatgaacaattttgtatctccaattcacctgacttgcacgtctttggactgtaagaggatatcggagctcccggaggaaacccacgcagacacggggagaacatgcgaactccacaaggaaaagacccggaccgctccacccaggaatcgaacccaggaccttcttgctgtgaggcgacagtgctacccacccatgAGGTAAGAAAGCCTTAATATGCTACTGTTTATACAGGTGCATGATAGATACCTCCAGAGGGTTGGTAAGGTACTTAGTatgaaaaacattacattttaaagctacattacattttaaaaaatcgaATGTTATTTAACATTTAGCAAAAACGGACCTGTAAACCAACAACCCTTTCCAAAAGCCTATATAAACAAAAGTCCTGATTTTGCAAATGTATGCAAAGTAAACAGAATTCCTCACCTCTTGCAGCATGTCACAGGCTTCAACCGATTTAGCAATGGACTGTTTAGATGTCTCCTGTACCTCTCCACCCATTAGGAACTCATCCAAGATAAAATAGGCCTTCTCAAAGTTAAAGATGATGTCCAGCTCACACACCTGAAAAAACAGGACAAGTAAACTCTttactgtcgccctcggcttgctcaacaggggtttctgtatctgttggtcctggattttgtaaagttgctttgagacaatgtctattttaaaaagcgctatataaataaagttgacttgactactGCAGGTGTATTGATACAtagaccgatcagccataacattaaaaccacctccttttttctacactcactgtccattttatcagctccacttaccatatagaagcacttgctttgttacccccctttcctgctgttcttcaatggtcaggacccccacaggaccaccacagagcaggtattatttaggtggtggatcattcccagcactgcagtgacactgacatggtggtggtgtgttagtgtgtgttgtgctggtatgagtggatcagacacagcagcactgctggagtttttaaacacctcaccgttactgctgggctgagaatattccaccactcaaaaatatccagccaacagcgcccgtggtcagcgtcctgtgaccactgatgaaggtctagaagatgaccaactaaaaaaTTACCAAAAATTCAATCGAGTGGTTTTTGTACCTGATAGGTCCTAATTTAAGAGATGTCATGTGATTAAAGGGCACCTAGGTGGCGAAgctggatattctgctagcacaccagcattaAGATTCTCGgcttgaatctcggctctgctacaggtcggctgggtgccGTTTAGCGAGCACAACTAGCAGTACCACTGAacctgctgggtggaaaaaggcCGGACTAGAtggatggggtcttcaaacgagACCTGTGCAGAGGATgaggatgagcctcatgtgagTCCACCGAGACAcgggcaaaaaaaaaagaaggggttgagggactgcgcacgtgtcggagggggcgtggagcaagcaaatataccctcctcgattgcagaaaatgcataaataaatagaaaaaaaatgaccGTGACCAGGATGAGGGGTCATTCCCTGATATTTAGGCCTTTCATAAAAGCATTTGTACTTACATTGCCAAAGTATTTATCGAGAAGTTCGACATATCGATGCAGCACTTCTAAAGCCAGCAGCTCGTTGTCTTGGTCCTCCAGAGCACAGCAGAAAAACAGACTGGCATACCTgcataaacaacaataaaacatcaaTTACTGGTCATTATCAGACCACTCCATCTTTCCTATCTTAAACATCCAcctctgtctgtccaaacacctgcatgtcctccctcactgatccataaacctcctcatTGGCTTTCCTTTCCTGCTCCAGGCTGGCAGCTCAATCCTCCTCTCATCCTTCCTCTGCACGTGCCCAAATCATCTTAATCTCTGTCCCTAAATCATCCCTTGTCCATCCTCGTCACTGCCTACGAGAATCGCAAACGTTTTCTTTCATAATCCTCTATCAATTAATTCATAccactccattttatcagctccacataccatatagaagcactttgtagttctacaattactgactgtattccatctgtttctctgcatgctttggtagccccctttcatgctgttcttaaatggtcaggaccaccacagagcaggtattatttgggtggtggatcattctcagcactgcagtgacactgacatggtggtggtgtgttagtgtgtgttgtgctggtatgagtggatcagacacagcaatgctgatggagtttttaaacaccttgctgtcactgctggactgagaatagtccaccaaccaaaaacatccagccaacagtgccccattaACAGCAtcctgcgaccactgatgaaggtctagaagatgaccgactcaaacagcagcaatagatgagcgatcgtctctgactttacatctacaaggtggaccaactaggtaggagtgtctaatagagtggacagtgagtggacacggtatttcaaaactccagcagtgctgctgtgtctgatccactcataccagcacaacacacactaacacaccaccaccatgtcagtgtcactgcagtgctgagaatgatccaccacttaaataatccctgctctgtggtggtcctgtgggggtcctgaccattgaagaacagggtgaaagcaggctaaataaagcatgcagagaaacagatggactacagtcagtaattgtagaactacaaagtgcttctatatggtaagtggagctgataaaatgaacagtgagtggttttaatgttatggatgatcaatGTATATTGTTAATGCTGCTATATTGTTCCAATTTAATATGCCAATCACTATTACAGTCTGCCAGTATTCATGCTGCAGTCTGCGTACACAAAGTGAGTTAGAGAAAcataaaggaactccagtgaacTACACAAAACCCTGATTTTTACCCCaatgaacacatttgggatgacgTGAAACGTTGACATAAGCTAGGCCGttaaacaaaaaggaaaaaagccTTGCAACTCTCTTCTAAAGCCCATGTTTTTTGGAATACAatgcccaacaagcttatggtcagatgtTTACATTCTTTCCTACTATGGTGTATGTTTAACAGATGCtgctgtgtaaaaaaaactaccTCATGCCAACATAAGATGAATCAGCACCATCTGTAGGGCAGAATCCAATTATTTGGCTCCCTGTAATAACTAAATTAACTGTAATAGTAGTATTTGAccatgagggcggcacggtggctaagtgggaagcgctgtcgcctcacagcaagaaggtcctgggtttgatccccaggtggggcggtccgggtcctttctgtgcagagtttgcatgctcgccccgtgtccgtgtggggcACCAGACAGGAGTGGTGCTAGCAAACTAGACCCAGACCAAGGCCCTTTAAGTTTGGACTACTTATAAGCATTTCTGATGTAtgaaccagagatgttcacaagtcacaaaatacgagtcacgagtctttaggctagagtccgtgtcaagtcacgagtcaatataataaacacaaaacatatattgaaaatgtagcgtagaaataaacaaataatatgtacgttcagataaaaaacaacagattggcgaatgtattttgccgttttacttagtgcctttactttccaaataccagttaaaagcttaaattgacgttttgttttcattgcaaatcacggcacagcagccaaaatcccaaacacactgcttaccttagcttgtgttgttccagatgctattaaatttataaccgtgtgtcccattagtaatataatccgttattctgtaaatgtgcttataattaaaaacctccaaacttttcccggttgtgaagtaaaacacgaactcgttagaaagccgatcgagcgtttcattgacaatcacatgtgacgctgcaaactaaatacatgcaaattacagcatttcttactaacaattaaaatcagaaggtctgattggttcagaaagcgtttttttcaatcattagcgccaattctgtaggagagtTCCATTCACATAAGCTGTtacagtgaagtgcactacgtagggtattccaccattttaagtgagattcatatTCAAAGTAGGGAATAGGGGGCGACGCGTCATCACTACGccagaagctggctggaacatttacctattgtgtgcgttgcgggttaagatgaccggagcgttattagagagcagaaaatgacacgatcaaaatgatgtcagatcatacatatatatatatatataattgtcacacgtaactaatgttgctgacttttggagtccgagtcatttgaaacgagtccgagtcgagtctgaagtcgctgtgtgtgcaacttgcgagtccccatctctggtatgAACTGGTAAAATGACTGATACAATTCCCAATTCAACCATTTGTTGAAAAAGTCCACTTGAATGTGGAAATCGCTCTGTGGGACGGTGGTGGTGTTGGTTGTATAATGACATTTCACTCACACCACACCTACTTCCTATCGACCTGCTGCTCCATTATGCGAGTAATCATAATGGATTAAGTGCCTACACGAAGGTTTTGAAAGCAAGCCTGTGCATGTGGATGGTTCAAGCATTAGAGCCGTAGGCTGCAGTTATTTATgaaacatacaccaatcagacataacattatgaccacctttctaatagtgttggtccctcttttgctgacccatcgaggcatggactccactagacccctaaaggtgtgctgttgtatccggcaccaagatgtcagcagcagatccttcaactcctgtaagttgtgatgtgtggcctccatggatcggacttgtttgtccagcacatcccacagacgctcgattggattgagatctggggaatttgaggccgagtcaacacctcaaactcgttgttgtgctcctcaaaccgttcctgaaccatttttgctttgtggcagggagcattatcctgctgaaagaggccacagccatcagggaataccgtctccatgaaagggtgtacatggtctgtaacaatgcttaggtaggtggtacgtgtcaaagtaacatccacatggatggcaggacccaaggtttcccagcacaacattgcccaaagcatcacactgcccggtgccatgtgttccccaggtaagcaactcGCCCTCGCCGTTTACAATGGAAATATAAAAcagcggaaactttttgaagattagACTTGATAGCAGTTGTTTTGTTATCGTCACTTCCATACACACACTTTTTCTACTGTAAGCTTCTGATTTAGGTCAAACTTGGAAAGATCGCACTAAAACAGCAAAACATATGAGTGACAACAGCACAGCGTGACAGTGCTAGCAATATTTGGATCTGTGTTGAGGACAATAGTGTGTAGAGAGCAGTCAGTGTAGGATAATAAGGAGCTATTGTAAGCCATGCCAAGAGAAAACACGCCTCAAGTGCTTGTTTTCTGTGATGTCAGCCTTGGGCATCGGTGTGCAAACAACAACCTGGATAAACAGTTACTGCTTTGTTTGAAAGGCtcttaaacttttttttgttttacaattCTGTACCTCTAGGATGTTAATACCAACCTGTACAGctttgtatatacaccgatcagccataacattaaaacaacctccttgtttctacactcactgtccatgttatcagctccacttaccatatagaagcactttgtagttctacaattactgactgtagtccatctgtttctctgcatgctttgttatccctctttcatgctgttcttcaatggtcaggaccaccacagagcaggtattatttaggtggtggatgattctcagcactgcagtgacactgacatggtggtggtgtgttagtgtgtgttgtgctggcatgagcggataagacagcagtgctgctggagacacctcactgtcactgctggactgagaatagtccaccaaccaaaaatatccacccaacagcgcccgtgggcagcatcctgtgaccactgatgaaggtctagaagatgaccaactcaaacagcagcaatagatgagccatcgtctctgactttacatctacaaggtggacagtgagtggacacggtatttaaaaactccagcagagctgctgtgtcagatccactcataccagcacaacacacactaacacaccaccaccatgtgagtgtcactgcagtgctgagaatgatccaccacccaaataatacctgctctgtggtggtcctgtgggggtcctgataattgaagaacagggtgaaagcaggctaaaaaagtatgtagagaaacagatggactacagtcagtaattgtagaactacaaagtgcttctacagtggggtcaaaaagtatttagtcagccactgattgtgcaggttctcctacttagaaagatgagagaggtctgtaattttcatcataggtacacttcaactatgagagacaaaatgagaaaaaaaaatccaggaaatcacattgtaggatttttaaagaatttatttgtaaattatggtggaaaataagtatttggtcaataacaaacaagcaagatttctggctctcacagacctgtaacttcttcattaagaagcttttctgtcctccactcgttacttgtattaatggcacctgtttgacctcgttatctgtataaaagacacctgtccacagcctcaaacagtcagactccaaactcaaccatggccaagaccaaagagctgtcgaaggacaccaggaagaaaattgtagacctgcaccaggctgggaagagtgaatctacaataggcaagcaggttggtgtgaataaatcaactgtgggaacaattgtaagaaaatggaagacatacaagaccattgataatctcccttggggtcaaaatgatcatgagaacggtgagcaaaaatcccagaactacacggagggacctgatgaatgacctgcagagagctgggaccaaagtaacaaaggctaccatcagtacacacactacgccgagagggactcaaatcctgcagtgccaggcgtgtccccttgcttaag encodes:
- the ap1s3b gene encoding AP-1 complex subunit sigma-3b, coding for MMRFLLLFSRQGKLRLQKWFLPLPEREKKKIIRDMTTMVLARKPRTCNFLHWRDLKVVYKRYASLFFCCALEDQDNELLALEVLHRYVELLDKYFGNVCELDIIFNFEKAYFILDEFLMGGEVQETSKQSIAKSVEACDMLQETMEEYMSKPAF